Proteins encoded within one genomic window of Armatimonadota bacterium:
- a CDS encoding GAF domain-containing protein, which yields MVSQEVSVAIVGAVRGSALTGFDLRLFAMQQLDALETYNWSGIYRLEGEMLVLDAYVGAETDHTHIPVGRGVCGTAVAEDANQVIEDVRELTNYLACSTQTRSEIVVLIRRRDRVLGQIDIDGHTVGAFDASDETMLESIAEILAERWD from the coding sequence GTGGTTTCCCAAGAAGTTTCGGTGGCGATTGTCGGCGCGGTACGCGGCTCGGCGTTGACCGGCTTTGATCTGCGGCTCTTCGCGATGCAGCAGCTCGATGCTTTGGAAACCTACAACTGGAGCGGGATCTATCGGCTTGAAGGGGAGATGCTGGTTTTGGACGCCTATGTGGGGGCAGAGACGGATCATACGCACATTCCGGTCGGACGAGGTGTTTGCGGAACCGCGGTCGCGGAAGATGCTAATCAGGTGATCGAGGATGTTCGGGAGCTCACCAACTATCTGGCGTGTTCGACTCAGACCCGGTCGGAGATTGTGGTTTTGATACGTCGCAGGGACCGGGTGCTGGGGCAGATTGATATTGATGGGCATACGGTTGGGGCGTTTGATGCTTCTGACGAGACCATGTTGGAATCAATTGCCGAGATTCTTGCTGAGAGGTGGGATTGA
- the mnmG gene encoding tRNA uridine-5-carboxymethylaminomethyl(34) synthesis enzyme MnmG codes for MNRFDVIVVGAGHAGIEAALASARLGLNTACITMRKDRIGHLPCNCSIGGPAKGHIAREVDALGGQMGVTTDYALTHIRRVGTGKGPAVQTLRAHVCKDLYPVLMQDVFAKQAGLTVIEAAVERVLWTDLGAKGVELTDGSVIEARSVVLTTGTFLNGLCHEGKKQTVAARHGDAAAVGLSASLASLGVRLRRFKTGTTPRIALSSIDFSKTEVMESEEDAGAMSFLHDRSFPERTLLPCWQTHTNIRTHEVIQNNLQESAMFSGQIEGIGPRYCPSIEDKIVRFADKDSHPVFLEQETWNGEDVYVQGVSTSLSAWVQEELLRTMKGLENMVMLRPGYAVEYDMADPLQLTPQLMSKLCPGLFLAGQLNGTSGYEEAAGQGIVAGINAARWSREDEPVEFSRTKSFIGVMVDDLTTKGVEDPYRMLTARAEHRLLLRHDNADERLTPLSREVGLCDDKRWERFESKQEVIQRGLFALESNYVSIADEVVFGELGLNASKQKTSLFDLMRRPEIGLAKVEEIAAKMGLELGIPSTGEARDQIELQALYSGYVVQQKRMAEKAQKLDELRIPNDWNYELVNSLSFESKEKLSRIRPTTVGQASRIPGVRPTDIALLIGYLRGRVGGKA; via the coding sequence TTGAACCGGTTTGATGTGATTGTTGTTGGGGCGGGCCATGCGGGGATCGAGGCGGCACTTGCCTCGGCTCGGTTGGGGCTCAATACGGCTTGTATCACAATGCGAAAAGATCGGATAGGGCACTTGCCTTGTAACTGTTCGATTGGTGGTCCGGCGAAGGGGCATATTGCTCGTGAGGTGGATGCGCTTGGTGGTCAGATGGGAGTCACCACCGACTACGCTCTGACCCACATCCGGCGGGTTGGGACAGGGAAGGGACCAGCGGTTCAGACATTGCGAGCCCACGTTTGTAAGGATCTTTATCCGGTTCTCATGCAAGATGTTTTCGCGAAGCAGGCGGGGCTGACGGTGATTGAGGCGGCGGTTGAGCGAGTGCTTTGGACCGACCTTGGAGCGAAGGGCGTCGAATTGACTGATGGTTCGGTTATCGAAGCACGTTCGGTTGTTTTGACAACTGGGACGTTTCTAAATGGTTTGTGTCACGAAGGGAAGAAGCAGACGGTAGCAGCTCGGCACGGCGACGCGGCGGCGGTGGGATTGTCGGCTTCGTTGGCTTCGCTGGGAGTTCGGCTCAGGCGATTCAAAACGGGGACGACGCCTCGGATTGCGCTGTCGTCGATTGATTTTTCGAAGACCGAAGTGATGGAGAGTGAGGAAGATGCCGGGGCAATGAGTTTTCTGCACGACCGTTCGTTCCCCGAACGCACATTGCTACCTTGCTGGCAGACTCACACCAACATCCGAACACACGAAGTCATTCAAAACAACCTTCAAGAGAGTGCGATGTTCAGCGGCCAGATCGAAGGAATCGGTCCACGCTACTGCCCCAGTATCGAGGATAAGATCGTTCGGTTTGCTGACAAAGACTCGCACCCTGTGTTTCTTGAGCAAGAGACATGGAATGGAGAGGACGTTTACGTTCAGGGTGTTTCGACTTCGCTTTCGGCTTGGGTTCAAGAAGAGCTTCTGAGAACGATGAAGGGGCTGGAGAATATGGTGATGCTTCGCCCTGGGTACGCGGTGGAGTACGACATGGCGGATCCGCTGCAGCTCACTCCGCAACTGATGAGCAAGCTGTGTCCCGGCTTGTTCTTGGCAGGGCAACTCAACGGCACAAGCGGCTATGAAGAAGCGGCGGGCCAGGGGATCGTTGCTGGGATCAATGCGGCGCGCTGGTCGCGAGAGGATGAGCCGGTCGAGTTCTCGCGGACGAAGAGTTTCATTGGGGTGATGGTCGATGACCTAACCACGAAGGGAGTTGAGGACCCATATCGGATGCTGACTGCGAGGGCAGAACACCGGCTTCTACTTCGCCACGATAACGCAGATGAACGATTGACGCCGCTGAGCCGGGAAGTGGGGTTATGCGACGATAAACGTTGGGAGCGATTTGAGTCGAAACAAGAGGTGATCCAGAGGGGTCTGTTTGCTTTGGAATCCAACTACGTTTCCATCGCCGATGAAGTGGTTTTTGGTGAGCTTGGACTCAACGCCTCGAAGCAAAAGACGAGCCTTTTTGATCTGATGCGTCGCCCTGAGATTGGTCTTGCGAAGGTCGAAGAGATTGCCGCGAAAATGGGTCTCGAACTGGGTATTCCCTCAACTGGCGAGGCGAGAGACCAGATTGAACTGCAGGCTCTTTATAGCGGCTACGTCGTTCAGCAGAAGCGGATGGCGGAGAAGGCGCAGAAGTTGGACGAGCTTCGGATTCCGAATGATTGGAACTACGAGTTGGTGAACAGTTTGAGCTTTGAGAGCAAGGAGAAGCTGAGTCGTATCCGACCGACAACTGTGGGTCAGGCTTCGAGGATTCCTGGAGTTCGGCCCACGGACATCGCGCTGCTGATTGGTTACTTGCGCGGAAGGGTTGGTGGGAAGGCTTGA
- a CDS encoding Gfo/Idh/MocA family oxidoreductase translates to MIRVGFVGAGRLGRVHARHLMRLPGVSVGAFDVVPSSSESFASEVGGVAYGSFEELLEKSDAVAVVTPSDVHADFAVAALEAGKHVFIEKPVTLSVEAAGPISVAASARPELVCTVGQVLRWFPMYRRAHQLVKAGEIGVPAALRMSRGGGLPGGGRGWFEDHSKSGGVFIDLGVHDYDFLLWTFGPVVEVVARSVGAKTGSGADYGLATLTFESGAVGHVESTWMDAEDPGMSFEFCGSGGMLEWNSRTTGTVRGMGRVDGHFMPDDDPFFGQMKAFVDAIRGEASVTVSLADGVAALRVAEAALESARSGMRVKV, encoded by the coding sequence ATGATTCGGGTTGGGTTTGTGGGGGCAGGGCGGTTGGGTCGGGTTCATGCTCGGCATTTGATGCGGCTGCCGGGGGTGTCGGTGGGGGCGTTTGATGTTGTTCCTTCGTCTTCGGAGTCGTTTGCTTCGGAGGTTGGCGGGGTTGCTTACGGGTCTTTTGAGGAGCTTTTGGAGAAGAGCGATGCGGTTGCGGTGGTGACTCCGAGCGATGTTCATGCGGATTTTGCGGTCGCTGCGCTGGAGGCTGGAAAGCATGTATTTATTGAGAAGCCGGTGACGCTGTCGGTCGAGGCGGCGGGGCCGATTTCCGTCGCGGCTTCGGCGAGACCCGAGTTGGTTTGTACTGTGGGGCAGGTTTTGCGGTGGTTCCCGATGTACAGGCGGGCCCATCAGTTGGTGAAGGCAGGCGAGATCGGGGTTCCGGCGGCGTTGCGGATGTCGCGGGGTGGTGGGCTTCCTGGCGGGGGACGGGGGTGGTTTGAGGATCACTCGAAGTCGGGCGGAGTGTTTATCGACCTCGGGGTTCACGATTACGACTTCCTTTTGTGGACGTTTGGGCCGGTTGTGGAGGTTGTGGCACGTTCGGTGGGAGCTAAGACTGGTTCCGGGGCAGATTATGGGTTGGCGACTTTGACGTTTGAGAGTGGAGCTGTCGGGCACGTTGAGTCCACGTGGATGGACGCGGAAGATCCGGGGATGTCGTTCGAATTCTGCGGTTCGGGCGGAATGCTTGAATGGAATTCGCGGACTACCGGAACTGTTCGGGGCATGGGGCGCGTTGACGGGCACTTTATGCCGGACGACGATCCGTTCTTTGGACAGATGAAAGCGTTTGTTGATGCGATCCGGGGCGAGGCTTCGGTTACGGTTTCGCTGGCTGACGGGGTCGCGGCGCTTAGGGTTGCTGAGGCGGCGTTGGAGAGTGCGCGGTCAGGGATGCGGGTCAAGGTATAG